The Plasmodium knowlesi strain H genome assembly, chromosome: 14 genome has a segment encoding these proteins:
- a CDS encoding 60S ribosomal protein L24, putative — protein sequence MSSIKTTVKTEACSFSEYRIYPGRGQKFIARDGKVYFYLSSKFASLALQKKKAAKLRWTQTWRRNNKKTKIETTQRRRYKKTIKVQKAVCGLTVEDIRNRKAYVQSIEAKNKSRMAGKEKDDKKKGKDDKKKNALQFQQKKDFSKSKQINMAKTKMHKMMKK from the exons ATGTCGTCCATCAAAACAACAGTCAAAACGGAGGCGTGCTCCTTCAGCGAGTACAGGATATACCCAGGAAGGGGCCAGAAATTTATTGCCAGAGATGGAAAAGTTTACTTTTATCTGTCATCCAAATTTGCCTCTCTTGCGCtccagaagaagaaagcagCCAAGTTGAGATGGACACAG ACTTGGAGACGAAATAACAAGAAAACCAAAATTGAAACAACGCAAAGGAGAAGGTACAAGAAAACCATTAAAGTGCAGAAAGCTGTCTGCGGTTTAACCGTTGAGGATATTCGAAACAGAAAGGCCTACGTCCAAAGTATTGAAGCCAAG AACAAGTCCCGAATGGCCGGCAAGGAAAAGGAtgataagaaaaagggaaaagacgacaaaaagaaaaatgccttACAATTCCAACAGAAAAAGGATTTCTCAAAATCGAAACAAATCAACATGGCCAAGACcaaaatgcacaaaatgatgaagaaatga
- a CDS encoding protein phosphatase PPM6, putative has protein sequence MGNCMSFISYSKFKFKKKKYVQSDVDSNPEYERTADSNAYSTSEKSRRGNIPGGHATVYNPIWGSHSFNGDHKNGLKYEHSKTPSDNDKSDEEMDKERRANEHISNSSSDQSDMLMINDKGKRKGKKKFKRRSEVDSMEKHSSEADKDETKSYMNGKIQLDKSKGNSKKEVSQSGSSSDDNAKENGTYNHHVEAPSRKNSSFYSNLINNNDLYKKNKRENLLNIKYSNMILNDIRDVDIIVVFLFSLFLYFNANNIVDMLDPNKKDRYALRNSLNINHDIMKFPTFPKEIVDSFLKNDFTLLRKYIKNKCNKLKKKYKNTYLKKVMPSDEDRKGEQQNGEKNKKEEKFVKKKNFKYELKRKKEKCSFSKIVESVDRNQWIKRDITEIPCDQNLPDLNITFIVMGAYCLYQKNTKPFQDKNTFFYKSPSYTCDAEISVACKKGRKLDFPNQDDFTIIQTNEWILIMVFDGHGPSGHDISNFAHVVLPLLFSYNIERIFENPVRTMKTLFYMINCYLVNYSYCINNNINPININFIDYNLSGTTCTIILYNFQTKKIYSAHTGDSRAVMGKQNLQTNAFRAYNITEDHKPSLKLEKDRIVAFGGEVKKLQGDVSYRVFVKNEMYPGLAMSRAIGDITSSFIGVTCEPTIKIFDKSEEDKFIIVATDGIWEFISSEECVQMVSRKRKKKVHVAMEEIIKESWRRWERIDTVDDMTLVILYF, from the exons ATGGGAAACTGCATGTCTTTCATTAGTTACTCgaaatttaaatttaaaaaaaaaaagtacgtgCAGTCGGATGTGGATTCCAACCCTGAGTACGAACGAACAGCTGATAGTAATGCGTACAGTACAAGTGAAAAGAGCCGAAGAGGGAATATCCCTGGAGGACACGCGACTGTATACAATCCCATCTGGGGTAGCCACAGCTTTAATGGAGACCATAAGAACGGTTTAAAGTATGAGCACTCCAAAACCCCCAGTGATAATGACAAAAGCGATGAAGAAATGGATAAGGAACGTAGAGCTAATGAGCATATTAGCAACTCCTCCAGTGACCAATCCGACATGTTGATGATAAACGATAAAggcaaaaggaaaggaaaaaagaagtttaaaagGAGAAGCGAAGTTGATTCAATGGAAAAACACTCAAGTGAAGCAGATAAGGATGAAACCAAATCGtatatgaatggaaaaatacaacTGGACAAATCCAAGGGGAACAGTAAGAAAGAGGTTTCACAAAGTGGTTCCTCCAGTGATGATaatgcaaaagaaaatggaacgTATAATCATCATGTAGAAGCACCTTcgagaaaaaattcatcatttTATAGCAACTTAATTAATAACAATGAtctgtacaaaaaaaataaaagagaaaatttacTGAACATAAAATATAGCAATATGATTTTAAACGACATAAGAGATGTCGATATTATTGTCGTTTTCCTGTTTAGCTTGTTCCTCTACTTCAATGCTAATAATATAGTGGACATGCTAGAtccaaataaaaaggatagaTATGCCCTGAGGAATTCTTTGAATATAAATCATGACATTATGAAATTCCCAACTTTTCCGAAAGAAATTGTAGatagttttttaaaaaacgatTTTACCTTGTTAAGaaagtatataaaaaataaatgcaataagttgaagaaaaagtataAGAATACCTATCTGAAAAAGGTGATGCCGAGTGACGAAGACCGGAAAGGTGAACAACAGAATGgtgaaaagaataagaaggaggaaaaatttgtgaaaaagaaaaactttaAATACGaattgaagaggaaaaaggaaaaatgttccTTTTCTAAAATTGTCGAATCAGTTGATAGGAATCAGTGGATTAAAAGAGACATTACAGAAATACCATGTGATCAGAATTTACCTGATCTTAATATAACGTTCATCGTTATGGGGGCATACTGCTTGTACCAGAAAAATACGAAACCATTTCAagataaaaatacatttttttataaatccCCTTCTTACACATGTGATGCTGAAATATCTGTTGCATgtaagaaaggaagaaaattagaTTTCCCTAACCAAGATGATTTTACTATTATCCAAACCAATGAATGGATATTAATTATGGTCTTCGATGGACATGGTCCATCAGGACATGACATTAGTAATTTTGCTCATGTCGTCCTTCCTCTTCTCTTCTCATATAACATTGAAAGAATATTTGAAAATCCTGTGCGCACTAtgaaaaccttattctataTGATTAACTGCTACTTGGTTAATTATTCCTACTGCATtaacaataatataaatcCTATCAACATAAATTTCATCGATTATAATTTAAGTGGAACCACTTGTACCATCATCCTGTACAATTTTCAGaccaaaaaaatttactccGCTCATACAGGTGACAGCAGAGCTGTTATGGGAAAGCAAAATCTACAGACCAATGCCTTTAGGGCATATAATATTACTGAGGATCATAAGCCATCCTTAAAATTAGAGAAAGATCGAATTGTTGCTTTTGGAGGGGAAGTGAAAAAGTTGCAAGGAGATGTCTCTTATAGAGTTTTtgtcaaaaatgaaatgtaTCCAGGATTGGCCATGAGCAGAGCCATCGGTGATATTACATCCTCCTTCATTGGGGTTACTTGTGAACCCACCATCAAAATTTTCGATAAATCAGAGGAGGATAAGTTCATTATCGTTGCCACAGACGGCATTTGGGAATTTATAAGCAGTGAGGAGTGTGTCCAGATGGTTTCCCGCAAGCGCAAGAAAAAGGTGCACGTTGCTATGG aGGAAATTATCAAGGAGTCATGGAGAAGGTGGGAGAGGATCGACACCGTCGATGAT ATGACGTTGGTAATTTTATACTTTTGA
- a CDS encoding HORMA domain protein, putative produces MISRMSVRTHTQSETLTKQDSVNMLKNIIKLGISLVTYLRNLFEESAYEEVHIQELKLKRLLPINRESHMIINWLEKGVFEAIEKEYLRILILDINDIYDNSIECYKFSFSYNSVRGSKIGISLETSQNNHNNGCTDIQLEERKKNLNLNRLKDIKDRLLNRKKTTEETSSCFKKDAKQKTYELLRSLVLLTQTLNPLPERTYLSMKLLYYDEVVPYNYQPPYFRKPDNKDLLKFVNLPHEDYVGKVDTGHHYLSIVVNSTNAGNEQQVNSYNSSEMHNQVMFNTNRHSYGKMADGDYYQYDGGEGAHPRRAKNQANYYDNPHGDYHYDHNGHINKYAGGRSENRYKEGKYEEDRRGFLKKRLVKSRNGGKNRKNYIVIDDDHIGEEGNDDEEEYDRDYHYDEVGQEEYIGRNNASGRGVADNRTGRNLKRLDTRYEEERDSDCDEYNEEEDETEDNDEEEDDDGDDESDGNAGSDDNDSDEDDSEGGDDDDDETYSSLSDERSRKRRRSDRKSGTKRRRTLSLSSWDSRMNENISASLVRVIKCSNDEDDSSNSDNNERYSKIGKILSQTNQDPDEHDCVKVEKREIEDYRKKKNKYCVKNKSELGNSYYSSNPYRSNLDKMATRLYDNSCASNAPYRNINRKPSNELNKPYGIQNSSKANTSRLYSSYGVEGANDYQDKSKERDHCENRKNHMKTYKDNSATKKKKKNEEKITYQNLKNQKSLRRTLVVKYRKKMINKLRMYIIKHKILAKAKIREKFPSVSNYDINSVLHKLVKENIIRRMGYKYYKFVEPKSDEKEVLEKKHEGEPRPTEIEQTEQIEQTEQTKQIEQTEQTEQIEQTKQTEQTEQTEQTEQTEQTEQTKQTEQTEQTEQTEQTEQIEQTEQGEHSDQKLKEEIRKEDDSVADTVVGPDVGSVSPVVGPVVGPVVGPGVGPGVGPGVGTGVGTGVGTVVEAPHDRTAEQRPNADTNFIDMSKEDSVKNSQTANSYENSLLNNSSDPPESQETMQQIEKVDENNMNQINNDIQKLYNDVYNLCIRTKYVNKEIVTKGLNIYPLLAKPLIDRLLREGVLKKKVVKNKGYESNIFVPIENAYIANNRADEVSVKSDAPDGNCALAKNIADEEKS; encoded by the coding sequence ATGATTTCACGCATGTCAGTCAGAACACACACCCAGTCGGAAACGTTAACGAAGCAGGATTCAGTGAACATGCTAAAGAATATAATAAAACTGGGGATTAGTTTAGTCACCTATTTAAGAAATTTGTTTGAGGAAAGTGCGTATGAAGAAGTACACATTCaagaattaaaattaaagagACTTCTACCTATCAACCGAGAATCACATATGATAATTAATTGGCTTGAAAAAGGAGTATTCGAGGCTATAGAGAAGGAATACCTGCGGATCCTAATCTTAGATATAAATGACATATACGATAATTCCATTGAATGCTATAAATTTAGTTTTTCCTACAATTCTGTTAGAGGTAGCAAAATTGGGATCAGTTTGGAGACATCCCAAAATAATCATAATAATGGATGCACAGATATCCaattggaagaaagaaaaaaaaatttgaaccTCAACAGGTTGAAGGATATAAAGGACAGATTACTAAATAGGAAGAAGACAACAGAAGAAACGTCTTCGTGCTTTAAAAAAGATGCAAAACAAAAGACATATGAGTTGTTAAGGTCGTTAGTATTACTTACCCAAACCTTAAATCCTTTACCTGAGCGAACGTACCTCTCCATGAAGCTACTTTATTATGATGAAGTCGTTCCATACAATTACCAGCCCCCCTACTTTAGAAAACCTGACAACAAGGATTTGttaaaatttgttaatttaCCCCATGAAGATTATGTTGGAAAAGTTGACACCGGTCATCACTACCTTTCCATTGTTGTCAATTCTACTAACGCTGGTAATGAACAACAGGTGAATTCCTACAACAGCAGCGAGATGCACAATCAGGTTATGTTCAATACAAATCGTCATTCGTACGGTAAAATGGCAGATGGGGATTACTACCAATATGATGGAGGAGAAGGGGCACATCCTAGGAGAGCGAAAAATCAGGCTAATTATTACGACAATCCACATGGTGATTATCACTATGACCATAATGGTCATATTAATAAGTACGCAGGTGGTAGAAGCGAGAACAGatataaggaaggaaaatacgAGGAAGATAGACGGGGGTTCCTGAAGAAGCGACTAGTGAAAAGCAGAAACGGAGGAAAGAATAGGAAGAACTACATCGTCATAGATGATGATCATATTGGAGAGGAGGGTAAcgacgatgaggaggagtACGATCGTGACTACCATTATGATGAGGTAGGGCAAGAGGAATACATAGGGAGGAATAATGCCAGCGGACGAGGGGTTGCTGATAATCGCACTGGGCGTAATCTTAAGCGACTGGACACTCGCTATGAGGAAGAACGAGACTCTGACTGTGATGAATacaatgaggaggaagacgaaacGGAGGAcaatgatgaggaggaagacgatgATGGAGATGATGAATCCGATGGTAACGCCGGTAGTGATGACAACGATAGCGATGAGGACGATAGTGAGGGTGGTGATGACGATGACGATGAGACATACTCCAGTCTGAGCGATGAACGATCGCGCAAACGAAGAAGGAGTGACAGAAAAAGTGggacaaaaaggagaagaacctTATCGCTATCTTCATGGGATAGCAGAATGAATGAGAACATATCAGCATCGCTAGTCAGAGTTATCAAATGCAGTAACGACGAGGACGATAGTAGTAATTCTGATAATAACGAACGCTACAGCAAGATAGGCAAAATTCTCTCCCAGACAAACCAAGATCCAGATGAACATGATTGTGTAAAGGTAGAGAAGAGAGAAATAGAAGActataggaagaagaaaaataaatactgCGTTAAAAATAAGAGCGAACTTGGAAATTCCTACTATAGTAGTAATCCCTACAGGAGTAACCTCGACAAAATGGCTACCCGCTTGTATGATAATTCCTGTGCCAGTAATGCTCCATATAGAAACATAAATAGAAAACCTTCCAACGAGCTGAATAAGCCCTACGGAATTCAAAACAGTTCCAAGGCAAACACCAGTCGATTGTACTCTTCCTATGGAGTGGAAGGCGCAAATGACTACCAGGacaagagtaaagaaagggaCCACTgtgaaaataggaaaaaccACATGAAAACATATAAGGATAACTCAGccacgaagaagaaaaaaaaaaatgaagaaaaaataacataccaaaatttaaaaaaccaAAAATCCTTGCGTAGAACTTTGGTGGTTAAAtatagaaagaaaatgatTAACAAATTAAGAATGTATATCATTAAACATAAAATTTTGGCTAAGGCaaaaataagagaaaaattcCCGAGTGTGTCCAACTATGACATTAACAGCGTTTTGCATAAGCTTGTCAAGGAGAATATAATTCGGAGGATGGGATACAAGTACTATAAGTTCGTTGAACCTAAGAGCGATGAGAAGGAGGTCTTGGAGAAGAAGCACGAGGGGGAGCCACGCCCAACGGAAATCGAACAAACCGAACAAATCGAACAAACGGAACAAACTAAACAAATCGAACAAACGGAACAAACCGAACAAATCGAACAAACTAAACAAACTGAACAAACCGAACAAACCGAACAAACTGAACAAACTGAACAAACTGAACAAACTAAACAAACCGAACAAACTGAACAAACTGAACAAACTGAACAAACTGAACAAATCGAACAGACGGAACAGGGGGAGCACTCAGACCAAAAGCTCAAAGAGGAAATTCGCAAAGAGGATGACTCGGTTGCTGATACGGTTGTAGGTCCGGATGTAGGTTCGGTAAGTCCGGTGGTAGGTCCGGTTGTAGGTCCAGTTGTAGGTCCAGGTGTAGGTCCAGGTGTAGGTCCAGGTGTAGGTACAGGTGTAGGTACAGGTGTAGGTACAGTTGTGGAAGCACCTCACGACCGCACCGCGGAGCAGCGGCCAAACGCAGATACGAATTTCATCGACATGTCCAAAGAGGATAGCGTGAAAAATTCGCAGACCGCAAATAGTTATGAAAATAGCCTGCTGAACAATAGTTCCGATCCCCCCGAAAGTCAGGAGACCATGCAACAGATAGAAAAAGTGGATGAAAACAACATGAACCAAATTAATAACGATATACAAAAGCTCTACAACGATGTGTACAACTTGTGCATTAGGACCAAATATGTGAATAAAGAAATTGTTACAAAGGGACTTAACATTTATCCTTTGCTCGCCAAGCCCTTAATAGATAGACTTTTACGAGAGGgagttttgaaaaaaaaagtggtgaaAAATAAGGGGTACGAAAGTAACATCTTTGTCCCCATTGAAAATGCCTATATTGCTAATAACAGGGCGGACGAAGTAAGCGTCAAGTCCGATGCACCAGATGGGAATTGCGCCCTTGCGAAGAATATCGCAGACGAGGAAAAAAGTTGA
- a CDS encoding snornp gar1-like protein — MGFFKKNKKGSFHRGQESEMKFDKIILGGTFYKHCENDLVIKNKLENLVPYFNGRIFLENKQEIGKVDEILGPINEFYFSVKLKEGIHAKSFSTDTKFFIDQSQTLPLSRFLPQEKKVTHQPKKKKRSNREKKQNNLSPSVKKPNNFTFRGNHKNDRGGRKDNNQFKRNSGNFRNDKNNFKNRPNSGRKFGNQRGRF, encoded by the coding sequence ATGGGGTTCTtcaagaagaacaaaaaaggaagcttCCATCGAGGGCAAGAGAGCGAAATGAAAtttgacaaaataattttaggAGGCACATTCTACAAACATTGCGAAAATGACTTAGTCATTAAAAATAAGTTGGAAAATTTAGTTCCCTATTTTAACGGTAGAATATTTCTGGAAAATAAACAGGAAATAGGAAAAGTTGACGAAATCCTTGGGCCTATTAacgaattttatttttctgttaaattaaaagaaggaatacatGCGAAGTCGTTTTCGACCGATACGAAGTTTTTTATTGACCAATCACAGACACTTCCACTGAGTAGATTTTTACCacaagaaaagaaagttaCTCATCAaccaaagaagaagaaaagatcGAATagggagaagaagcaaaataatttatccCCCAGTGTTAAGAAGCCGAATAATTTTACTTTCCGGGGTAATCATAAAAACGACAGAGGTGGTAGGAAGGACAATAATCAGTTTAAAAGGAACAGTGGAAACTttagaaatgataaaaataattttaagaaCAGACCTAACAGCGGTCGTAAGTTTGGGAACCAGAGGGGACGATTTTAG
- a CDS encoding ribosomal RNA methyltransferase, putative yields MKILYPTGRKNFLFQNMQMRLYKEAPPKVLNKKSSHSSQWIQRQITDRYVLKAKNDNYRSRAAYKLIELDNKYMFLKKNKIILDIGCYPGSWCQVILERTKNYSNEIIGIDKKIMDPLPNIHFIHAEIGGAKDSTNHNNLVDVKLREILQGKKVDIILSDAAVPCVGNKIDDHLNSCELTLGITNFMEQYINMGGTYVVKMYLGSQTDNLKTYLKTIFQFVNTTKPKASRRESREVYLVCRNFLGRKKIGEDVQVKGAFSLKEGYY; encoded by the coding sequence atgaaaatactTTATCCAACTGGGAGGAAGAACTTCCTATTTCAGAACATGCAGATGCGCCTGTATAAAGAAGCCCCGCCGAAGGtgttaaacaaaaaaagtagcCACTCAAGCCAATGGATACAAAGACAAATAACGGATAGGTATGTGCtgaaagcaaaaaatgataactacaGAAGTAGAGCAGCATACAAACTTATCGAATTAGACAATAAATACATGTTcctgaagaaaaataaaataatattagATATTGGATGCTACCCCGGTAGTTGGTGTCAAGTCATTTTAGAACGAACCAAGAATTACTCAAATGAAATTATAGgtattgataaaaaaattatggaccCATTACCGAATATACACTTTATACATGCAGAAATAGGAGGAGCAAAAGATAGTACTAACCATAATAACCTTGTAGATGTCAAGTTAAGAGAAATCCTACAAGGTAAAAAAGTTGATATCATATTAAGTGATGCCGCGGTACCCTGTGTAGGAAACAAAATTGATGATCATTTGAATTCCTGTGAACTTACTTTAGGGATAACAAATTTTATGGAGCAGTATATAAACATGGGGGGTACCTACGTCGTTAAGATGTACCTGGGTAGCCAGACGGATAACTTGAAGACTTATTTGAAAACCATTTTCCAGTTTGTCAATACAACTAAACCGAAGGCGTCTAGGCGTGAGTCCAGGGAGGTGTATTTAGTGTGTAGGAACTTTCTCGGGCGGAAGAAAATTGGCGAGGATGTACAGGTTAAAGGCGCCTTTTCGCTCAAGGAGGGGTATTACTAA